DNA sequence from the Armigeres subalbatus isolate Guangzhou_Male chromosome 1, GZ_Asu_2, whole genome shotgun sequence genome:
AACAGTTTTGGGAATCAGAAGCTCCAaaagctgaaattttttttaatgaagttCTAGCTCCAGAAATCCTAGGCCATCATTTTTCATCTATGGGTCATCAATAGTTCGACTTTTCTTTTTTGTGTAAGAGATTATAGAACAGTACGTATTTAAGGAGTATGTTTcattgatgataaataaaaatgtaaactatttacaaacattttttttctatcttgaaaacattaatttttgtttattatgaATGAAATTCGGTTGCATAGAAGTTTTGCAATAGTTAAATTGAAAAGTTTCAGCAAATGCAATTGTGATTTATACAACTCACGAACTCAGAAAATGTTTGTCCATCAGCTATATAGTTTCAGAACTGATTGAAAAGTGGCCAGGTCGGGTAGGAACCcagccctgttcgccttcgagtgTAGATGCTCAGGTGTCTGTCGTGCAGATTTTTCAATAGCCtcttaacccttgtaaaaaaacacGCACATACACACTTTGTTGAACTGAATGTTTATACCATTTCATGacatctatcaaaagtttgtttttagaGTGACTATAGCATTTTCGGActgaaaggcaaaaactgacTAAATCGAAAGAACGATCAATaagttatattttttcttctatttaaTAATAGAAGGACACAAAttaaataaagcacaacatacTACTACAATCATATTCATAACATTTTGTTTGTTATGCTCATGGTTCAGCATAGTAATAGGAATTCTTGTACTAAGAATCTCGCTTTTTTGTCGCAAACTTCCAATCGTGCGTTCCACTTCATTCCTCACTGATGCGAGGGCACGTGTCCTTTCGACAGCAGAACAACTCAACTGTCTGTTTCTAGTCGCAGAATCTGGAACTTTAAGAAGTGCGCCTTTATCCTGTACAGCTCTTCTTATTGTGAATCCCCGGTCGGCAAGAACTATGTCTCCTGCTTCGATGAAGTTTGTGAATCCAGAATGCTCCGTAATAAACTTATCTGATGTTCTTCCagtatgcggctttgaagcaAATGAGATTGATCCAAATGGCGTTATCCCGATGAGTTCTTTGAAAGTATAGTGATGTTTATAAGAGCTATACATTTTAATCACTGCGTCTTTTTCTCCTGGCTTTTCGGTAAAAACTTCGAAACAGTCCAATATTACTGTTATGTGGCTATTGAATATATTGGCAAATTTTTTAGGATAATTACTTTTTAATACTTCTTTTTCTGGCCATTTCAAAAGTCCACCCAATTGAACAAATAATGAATATAACGTTGAATAGAAGTATTTAGTAATCGTTGTGGGGCTGACTTGAAACAAGTGTGCCAATGTTTTGAAACAGATGCCAAGCCGCAAGTACATTAGGACCATAATAAATGCTTGTTCTTTACTCATACTATCTGAGAAAGAAACTATTccgttttcaacaaatttgaaaaccgtATGTAGAGTTGAATATGCTGGTAAACCAGTGAGGTGTTTAACCTGCATGTCGCGGCCTTCAAATGATTTAAGATCATACTTgaatgttttcaatattttgttctgcttctcAATGATAGTTTTCAGATACGAAATTTCGTCATCTTTTCTCttcaattcattttcataatgcTCTATTATGCTTGAAAATGTTGAACCGGAGCTCTGTAATTagtaatatttattttcaaaattagcaaaaagatacttttttttaaaacatttatcaAGTAACTGTAAATCTGACAATGAACTTACAAATGAAGAAGTTGAACTTTCAGATGGACTTGCTGCACTAGCCTCATTAGGTCTACTCTCAATTTGAGTTGGATGAGTTGATGCATTCGTCTGCTCAGGCTCAATTACGATCAATTCATCTTTACTCATAGTTGCATAGTCAATATCGGTGTCCTCATACATGATAAACGATGATAAACTCTCGATTATCTCGCTCTCGGTGTTTAATAAATATGACTCGTCTACAATTAACTCATCTTCTTCATATATTATGCCATCTATAACATATTAGTttaagtgagaaattcaattatTGTGTGTTTGATTACATTCTATACCTTCAATAATTTTCGTTTTAGTTGAAAAATTGATTTCTGATGGATTTCTTGACGATCTCCTTACTTCTTTTCGCACATTTTCATCTATATAGCACAATAGAAAAGGGAATTTTGATAAGTTTTTCAGATGAGGCAATGCAATATTTACCTTTCTCCAAATTAAGATCTTTAGTGCAATATTTTGTTAATGATTTTGGGTCCAATTTTAATGTTGGTATCCAGTTTGGTTTATAAGATTCACCAGGTGAGGCTGGGCTCCCTATGAAAGGcgtaatttatttcaaatttaattttagtctaaacacaaaaatttaaattcacCTGTTTCGAAGTGTTGCCCACAAACATATAATTTATCAACTTGCTTCCCTGTTACCTTAACAGCCTCCGCCCACAATCTTCGTCTCATAGCACTACTTTCTGTGCGGATAGCTGGAAACCTGTGAAAGCTCACTTTATCTCGTCCGTACATCGCAAGGCATCCTTCTACGCAGCACCTGAAGGGCATGGCTATGTGATAGAGAGGGATTTCTTGTAAACCTCGTCCAACGGCGAGAGCTTTAATTTAGTATTCAAACTTGCTTCCAGGCTAGTTTATTCTTGTCTTGAGGAAAGTTTACCTTAAATTACAGCATGAACATTAAAGCTTAATAAAGCAAAtacagaagttttttttataaacttaCGAGTAAGTTGAAAGGAATGTTGGATTGCGAATGCGACAGAGAGCGAAGCGATCAGCAACGGCGTAGTATTTGGAAAACTAAATGTCGTGTAAATTTCACTGCGTTATATTATATTTAAGATATTGGGTCTGCTCGGGAGTGAAACTAAAGTATCCGAGGTCGGTCAGACTGCTAGCTCGAGCAATCAGCGTGGAAAGCTGGTCCTAATGGAATTCAAATCGGTTTCAGGCTTtatcgttaatttgaatgaaaattgaaatgaaCTCTACAGCTACCCGTTCCAGATCCAATTCAGGTGTTGTTGTTAATCTGTTAATGTTCGGGTCTGGGGACATGCAGTCTAAAgggaaaaaaacattaaaaagcGTAAGCGCAGTAAGTACAGGAAGCTTTTCTGGTAATGGCTTACGAGCTAGTTCTGAGTTTGCAGCGACGGTGAGGGAGGGTGGTTTTGGAAACGACTAAGTGACGGGATTGGCTTGCGGTcagttttgttgaaaatttgatgGATGTTGAGGGATGTTCATTCTGAAGTAGTAGAATTTATTTTTGTAGCCAAAATATTGCAGAAACATTAAGTTGTATTAACTTACGGCTATGTCGAGATATCGTTCTCAATCTACTTGCTGCAATTTACCATGTTTGTGAGCGATTTGTCGGCAGTTTCCGAGTTGTCGGATGGCAATCAGACAACAATAAATTGGAATACATTAAGCATAGCATCAGCTTGAGGATTGTTTAATTTGTTCTAATGGCGGTAAataaacaatttgaaaaatgttgcttAGATACCATAGAGCGTCGCAATCAgttcagcgtcggaagcagttactgtcaaaattatttatagcaaccgccattatggctagcgtggaaagctggatagctcatcttttttggcaattatggcactgaaaatacttcgaatgtcccatatataattattttgatagtgaactcttttattcattagttattatttagaaaataataattttgaaatgttttgtcactttaattacccacgactagcagtgagcaaacgatgttcaatggtcttattcatcaaaggggcggagcttcggctagaattctgatataatgataaaatcatgGCTCACGCGAGTTTAGTTCCTGCTCAAATTTTATCTTGAGCGGTCGGTAGAGAACCAACATCCAGCGACAGGGACAggcctgacaatagtcatcgtcgcagcaaGAAAAACTGCAGTAGCGACGAGatttattgtcttcattgctactcgacgcatcgtcaatgacgcgcacaacgttagctttcgtcgtgcaaccaaatcgtcatgacgacagcgaagaacgaagacttcataccgttattcttcaagcaGCAGCTGCcctgcgaagatttttattatttcgttgtgaaaatgaatttgaagtaacgtatgaagatgttataaatgctatcgaaactttccattttgatattttttctctagattggtaacgaaacgtgtaataatgctgagcaaaatatgtatttttacatgcatggtcaagccaagtcctacgtccacttccggttatgtcacagacattacccattgttagttttttttgccgtgaagcgttatcgagccaagtttaacaatacattgtttgattcttatacatagtgttagatttggggaaccgaaaaactcgtggtttggtcgaggttagggaatacaataatacagtaggaaaggaaaggattttagggtacttaaataattacgatgctgatgttcacaaagttgacattccacgcgatgtttcacatctgtaacgggaccaaccaatttttttttggaaaacaacaACGaaaggaagacatacggaagggattaacgacagacattcaaatgtacaacaagagaaAGACATTCGTAATGGTGTatgacagacaagggaatgggcagacaatgattacagtcttacataagcaaattttaaaaattggtggagcagggacatgtactcgagatcaagggccgacaacacttccctaataggctttggttgttttcattggacccggagatgttcagttagcgcagatctgggtccacgatgctcctcgcacgcccacacgacatgatcaatatcctgataatcctcgccgcaaacacagagattgctttcCGAGAGTCCTACTCTGAAAAAGTGTgcgtttaaagtgtagtgattggacattagacgacacatggttcaaatgaagtctcgtcccgtattcaattttttgaaccatggacacttcgacacctgcgggcgaacagccatctacccaactccccatttgtccatttctgctgccagctgatcaaggtttcctgacgaatcaatgagaaaaattcatcgaaggtgattttccgatcgtaaatattaCCTTCCATGGCACCCACCTTAGCCAAACAGTCcactttctcatttcccgagatcgagcaatgagaagggacccaagccatggtgattgtgaatgaccgttttgataaagcactcaaagctttccgtatcccggttagaagatacgctgagtgctttacaggtttcattgaccgaacagcctccagggtacttagactgtcggtgaagatgaagaagtggtcaggaggtagggatgcgatttgttcGAGTGAATAGTATacagctgctagctcagcagtatacacggaactaggctctttgagcttaaagtaggcgctatgaaaaacgttaaaaacaccgaaaccagtggagtcatccatttttgacccgtctgtgaaaaagcttctctcctcgttggcgtgcccgtatttgcttgcaaataatggtgGTATGATTTCTTCACGaaggaagtctggtattccatgaacctcctgcttcgcggacagatcaaaagtaacagagaaACTGTAGGAGTCTAAGAAATTGGCACGATTAGTGTCAACCGAAGATAGGCTAACatccagcgtcatataccagtgataaatactcatgaatcgagattaagggttttgttcgagaagCTTTTCGAAGTTGTGAATGATCAATGGATTAAAACCTCACAGTGGATGAGGAATCGGAGcaataattccgcgaaacgatctgttagtggcagtactcccgcaagtacttccaagcggttgtaggacaaaaggtcgaaggtcaaaaggtcgaaa
Encoded proteins:
- the LOC134207047 gene encoding uncharacterized protein LOC134207047, with product MPFRCCVEGCLAMYGRDKVSFHRFPAIRTESSAMRRRLWAEAVKVTGKQVDKLYVCGQHFETGSPASPGESYKPNWIPTLKLDPKSLTKYCTKDLNLEKDENVRKEVRRSSRNPSEINFSTKTKIIEDGIIYEEDELIVDESYLLNTESEIIESLSSFIMYEDTDIDYATMSKDELIVIEPEQTNASTHPTQIESRPNEASAASPSESSTSSFSSGSTFSSIIEHYENELKRKDDEISYLKTIIEKQNKILKTFKYDLKSFEGRDMQIV